One Megamonas hypermegale genomic window carries:
- a CDS encoding Mini-ribonuclease 3, protein MKFQQYQNLKKNLFPFNEQNVLNDRYKKEDINPRQLNPLVLAYVGDAYYHLYIRTRLLNFEQAHVHLLNDFSMQIVSATFQVQAYEAIKDELTETESYIFKRGKNAKSHAPRVASVHDYHISTGFEAILGYLYLNNEQNRLDFLCERSFLQVAKNMYQAHQQ, encoded by the coding sequence ATGAAATTTCAACAATACCAAAATCTGAAAAAAAATCTATTTCCTTTTAATGAACAAAACGTATTAAATGACCGCTACAAAAAAGAAGATATTAATCCAAGACAATTAAATCCACTAGTACTTGCCTATGTAGGTGATGCTTATTACCATTTGTACATTCGCACTCGCCTATTAAACTTTGAACAAGCACATGTTCATTTGCTCAATGATTTTAGCATGCAAATAGTATCTGCCACTTTTCAAGTACAAGCGTATGAAGCGATTAAAGATGAATTGACTGAAACTGAAAGTTATATCTTTAAGCGCGGAAAAAATGCTAAATCTCATGCTCCACGCGTTGCCTCTGTGCATGATTACCATATCAGCACAGGTTTTGAAGCAATTTTAGGGTATTTGTATTTGAACAATGAACAAAATCGTTTGGATTTTTTATGTGAACGCTCTTTTCTTCAAGTAGCAAAAAATATGTATCAAGCTCATCAACAATAG
- the gltX gene encoding glutamate--tRNA ligase — MSEQIRVRFAPSPTGPFHIGGARSALFNWLFARKYPDGKLILRIEDTDRVRSTKESEENIKAALKWLGITWDEGIDIGGEYGPYRQTERLDIYKKFTDKLLAEGKAYYCYCTEEEIEAERQKLRAENKMPIYGGHCRNLTPEQIEKYKAEGRKPVIRFRTPADQSVNFDDMVRGKMSFDSNGIGDFVIVKADGIPVYNYAVVIDDALMHITHVIRAEEHLSNTPRQVVLYEALGFPVPKFGHISLILGKDHTKMSKRHGATSVEQYKNLGYLPEAIVNFLALLGWAPQSEQEIFTIDELIKEFSMDHVAKNPAVFDIDKLNWINAQYMKKLPAEKITEMAIPHLIEKGYISESPTGEELDRLNRFTQVIRDHLSFAAQYTDFADLYYKDDFSVDSEDCQTVLKEETANEVISLFKEKLSSIEEFTAENIQPLFKQIMKQFKAEKGIKIGGKSVYMPIRVALTGQMHGPDLAGLVEVLGYDRAVKRIEQTLQHM; from the coding sequence ATGTCTGAACAAATCAGAGTTAGATTTGCACCAAGCCCTACTGGCCCATTCCATATTGGTGGTGCTAGAAGTGCATTATTCAACTGGTTATTTGCCAGAAAATATCCTGACGGTAAATTAATCTTACGTATCGAAGATACAGATAGAGTACGTTCCACAAAAGAGTCTGAAGAAAATATCAAAGCTGCTTTAAAATGGCTTGGTATTACTTGGGACGAAGGAATTGATATCGGCGGTGAATACGGTCCATATCGCCAGACAGAACGTTTGGATATCTATAAAAAATTCACAGATAAACTCTTAGCTGAAGGCAAAGCATATTATTGCTATTGCACAGAAGAAGAAATCGAAGCTGAACGCCAAAAATTACGCGCAGAAAATAAAATGCCAATCTATGGTGGTCATTGCCGTAACCTTACACCAGAACAAATCGAAAAATACAAAGCTGAAGGCAGAAAACCTGTTATCCGTTTCCGCACTCCAGCTGACCAAAGCGTAAACTTCGATGATATGGTTCGTGGTAAAATGAGTTTTGACTCCAACGGTATTGGTGATTTCGTAATCGTAAAAGCTGATGGCATTCCTGTTTATAACTATGCTGTTGTCATCGATGATGCTTTAATGCACATTACTCATGTAATCCGTGCAGAAGAACATCTTTCCAATACACCACGCCAAGTTGTATTATATGAAGCACTCGGTTTCCCTGTGCCTAAATTCGGTCATATTTCCCTCATCTTAGGTAAAGACCATACAAAAATGAGTAAACGCCATGGCGCAACTTCCGTTGAACAATATAAAAACCTCGGTTATTTGCCAGAAGCAATCGTAAACTTCTTAGCATTACTCGGCTGGGCACCACAGAGCGAACAGGAAATCTTTACTATTGATGAATTAATTAAAGAATTCTCCATGGACCATGTAGCTAAAAATCCAGCAGTATTCGATATCGATAAATTAAACTGGATTAATGCTCAATACATGAAGAAACTTCCTGCTGAAAAAATCACTGAAATGGCTATTCCTCATTTAATCGAAAAAGGCTATATTTCAGAATCTCCAACAGGTGAAGAACTCGATAGATTAAATCGCTTCACTCAAGTTATTCGTGACCATTTAAGCTTTGCTGCTCAATATACAGATTTTGCAGACCTTTATTATAAAGATGATTTCTCTGTTGATAGCGAAGACTGCCAAACTGTATTAAAAGAAGAAACTGCTAATGAAGTTATTTCTTTATTCAAAGAAAAACTTTCCAGCATAGAAGAATTTACAGCAGAAAATATTCAGCCATTATTTAAACAAATCATGAAACAGTTTAAAGCTGAAAAAGGCATTAAAATCGGCGGTAAATCCGTATATATGCCAATTCGCGTTGCTTTAACTGGACAAATGCACGGCCCTGACCTTGCTGGTCTTGTAGAAGTTTTAGGCTATGACCGCGCTGTAAAACGTATTGAACAAACATTACAACATATGTAA
- the cysE gene encoding serine O-acetyltransferase: MSFISTLKKDIRVVFERDPAAKNIIEVLLCYPGLHAIWFYRLSHYFYCKKWVVLPRLISHLARFLTGIEIHPGAQIGPGLFIDHGSGIVIGETTIIGKNVTLYQGVTLGGTGKEKGKRHPTIGNNVVVACGAKVLGSFTVGDHAKIGAGSVVVKPVPAYATVVGIPGRVILIKGKKQEQVRDISPKMRELAEELDVDLSHDKLPDPELDMIKSLSQRISDLQTQLDNVKKELEASKKNA; encoded by the coding sequence TTGAGTTTTATATCGACTTTAAAAAAAGACATTCGTGTTGTTTTTGAACGTGACCCAGCAGCAAAAAATATCATTGAGGTATTACTGTGTTATCCTGGTCTTCATGCCATTTGGTTTTATCGTTTATCTCACTATTTTTACTGCAAAAAATGGGTAGTGTTACCGCGACTTATTTCTCATTTAGCCCGTTTCTTAACAGGCATTGAAATTCACCCTGGCGCACAAATAGGGCCTGGACTATTTATTGACCATGGTTCCGGTATCGTCATCGGTGAAACAACTATAATTGGCAAAAATGTTACCTTATATCAAGGCGTAACATTAGGTGGTACAGGCAAAGAAAAAGGCAAACGCCACCCAACTATCGGAAATAATGTCGTTGTAGCTTGTGGAGCTAAGGTTTTAGGCTCATTTACAGTCGGTGACCATGCCAAAATTGGCGCTGGTTCTGTCGTTGTAAAACCAGTCCCTGCCTATGCTACTGTTGTCGGCATTCCAGGACGTGTCATTCTAATCAAAGGCAAAAAACAAGAACAAGTACGCGATATTTCACCTAAAATGCGTGAATTAGCGGAAGAACTTGATGTCGACTTATCACATGATAAATTGCCAGACCCTGAACTTGATATGATTAAATCCCTATCACAACGCATTTCCGATTTACAGACACAATTGGATAACGTAAAAAAAGAATTGGAGGCTTCCAAGAAAAATGCTTAA
- a CDS encoding GNAT family N-acetyltransferase: MNTIIHLIKNNEIPLLTDFLYEAIFIPDNQTALPRTIIQEPTLWRYINNFGKEKDDFCLVAQVDKYIVGAIWTRCIQGFGHINDATPELAMSIYPQYRSKGIGTTLLKNFLDFLRQKNYTQISLSVQKNNYAINMYKKAGFKIVSEDQSECIMTLFL; the protein is encoded by the coding sequence ATGAATACGATAATTCACCTCATAAAAAATAATGAAATTCCATTATTAACAGATTTTTTATATGAAGCTATCTTCATTCCCGATAATCAAACAGCCTTGCCTAGAACGATAATTCAAGAACCTACATTGTGGCGTTATATAAATAATTTTGGCAAAGAAAAAGATGATTTTTGCTTAGTTGCTCAAGTCGATAAATATATTGTAGGTGCCATTTGGACGCGGTGTATTCAAGGTTTTGGACATATAAATGACGCTACTCCAGAACTTGCCATGTCAATTTATCCCCAGTATCGAAGCAAAGGGATTGGCACTACTTTATTAAAAAATTTCTTAGATTTTTTACGACAAAAAAATTACACTCAAATTTCTCTATCAGTTCAAAAGAATAATTATGCTATTAATATGTACAAAAAAGCTGGTTTTAAAATTGTTTCAGAAGACCAATCTGAATGTATTATGACTTTATTTCTATAA
- the ispD gene encoding 2-C-methyl-D-erythritol 4-phosphate cytidylyltransferase — MVSVIFPAAGHGKRMGLGFNKIFTELSGKPILIQTLLTFSRCDCVDELIIAVDVNEMEVIQKVLSKIPRLKPYKIVAGGSERQYSVYNGLMAVSPDADIVLVHDAARPLISETVIQNVVNEVMLSGGAVCAVPVKDTTAEINEMGFIEKVPDRNKLWAIQTPQGFKKEILVEAHKKAQEDDFLGTDEASLVRRTGRAVKLVMGSYDNIKVTTPTDLLMAEMLFSHKTAKHVKFKISSLFSEILGTVQK, encoded by the coding sequence ATGGTATCTGTTATTTTTCCCGCAGCAGGGCATGGTAAACGCATGGGGCTCGGCTTTAATAAAATTTTTACCGAACTTTCTGGTAAACCAATACTCATTCAGACTTTATTGACGTTTTCACGTTGCGATTGTGTTGATGAACTCATCATCGCTGTTGATGTAAATGAAATGGAAGTCATTCAAAAAGTTTTAAGCAAAATTCCTCGTTTAAAACCATATAAAATAGTAGCAGGTGGCAGCGAACGACAATATTCTGTATATAACGGTTTAATGGCAGTTAGTCCTGACGCTGATATTGTACTCGTACATGATGCCGCACGTCCACTAATTTCTGAAACAGTAATTCAAAATGTTGTAAATGAAGTAATGTTGTCCGGTGGTGCTGTATGTGCCGTTCCAGTAAAAGACACAACAGCTGAAATCAATGAAATGGGTTTTATTGAAAAAGTACCTGACCGTAATAAATTATGGGCTATCCAAACACCACAAGGATTTAAAAAAGAAATTTTAGTAGAAGCTCATAAAAAAGCCCAAGAAGACGATTTTCTCGGCACTGATGAAGCTAGCCTTGTTCGTCGTACTGGTCGTGCTGTAAAACTAGTCATGGGTTCTTATGATAATATTAAAGTTACGACTCCAACTGATTTATTGATGGCAGAAATGCTATTTAGTCATAAAACTGCTAAGCATGTCAAGTTTAAGATATCTTCATTATTCAGCGAAATTCTCGGTACAGTTCAAAAATAA
- the ispF gene encoding 2-C-methyl-D-erythritol 2,4-cyclodiphosphate synthase, with product MRVGIGYDVHKLVENRKLILGGVDIPHEKGLLGHSDADVLLHAISDALLGSAALGDIGKHFPDSDDRYKGISSLILLKHVGDLLNEKNYAVNNIDATIVAQRPKLLPYIEQMRQNVATTLDIPLEDVNIKATTEERLGFTGSEEGISSYAVCTIKKISE from the coding sequence ATGCGAGTTGGTATTGGTTATGATGTACACAAATTAGTAGAAAATCGTAAATTAATTTTAGGTGGTGTAGATATTCCTCACGAAAAAGGACTTCTCGGTCATTCTGATGCTGATGTACTGCTCCATGCAATTTCTGATGCACTGCTTGGCAGCGCAGCCCTTGGTGATATAGGCAAACATTTTCCTGATAGTGATGACCGATATAAAGGAATTTCCAGCCTTATCTTATTAAAACATGTCGGCGATTTATTAAATGAAAAAAATTATGCAGTAAATAACATTGATGCTACAATCGTTGCACAGCGACCAAAATTACTTCCTTATATAGAACAAATGCGCCAAAATGTCGCAACTACTTTAGACATTCCTTTAGAAGATGTCAATATCAAAGCGACTACAGAAGAACGTCTTGGCTTTACTGGTTCTGAAGAAGGTATATCATCTTACGCTGTTTGCACTATTAAAAAAATCAGCGAATGA
- the cysS gene encoding cysteine--tRNA ligase, with translation MLKVYNTLTKQKEEFKPLVPGQVSIYVCGVTPYNHPHIGNARPFVTWDVIKRYFRHLGYKVKHIQNFTDVDDKIIRTANEHGVQWSDVSDKYIKSYFEVMDKLNVQHADVYPRVSQTMPEIIDMIKVLVEKGYAYELDGDVYYSVEKFKGYGKLSGRKLEDMMAGARIEVNERKHNPMDFALWKAAKPGEPFWESPWGKGRPGWHIECSTMSLKYLGKTFDFHGGGSDLIFPHHENEIAQSQAYCGDENSFARYWLHNGFITINQEKMSKSLGNFFTVKEILDKYPAEVLRFFIVSTHYRSPLDFSDARLDEAASSLARLKNALDNLKELAKLPADNNNSGANLAQKADEAKKGFYEAMDDDFNTALAIANMFDLAKEINIYYNEVTSGKVACDKNAVDTALAVFEEMADIIGILADNNAAVDNALVDNLMNLIISIRQDARKNKNWAVADKIRDELKAIGITLEDSPTGVRWKK, from the coding sequence ATGCTTAAAGTATATAATACCCTCACGAAACAAAAAGAAGAATTTAAACCACTAGTACCAGGACAAGTAAGCATCTATGTATGCGGTGTAACACCATACAATCATCCTCATATTGGCAATGCTCGTCCATTCGTTACTTGGGATGTTATTAAACGTTACTTCCGTCATCTTGGCTATAAAGTAAAACACATTCAAAACTTTACTGATGTAGATGATAAAATTATTCGCACTGCTAATGAACATGGTGTGCAATGGAGCGATGTTTCCGATAAATACATCAAATCTTATTTTGAAGTAATGGATAAACTCAACGTTCAACATGCAGATGTTTACCCAAGAGTTTCCCAGACTATGCCTGAAATCATCGATATGATTAAAGTTCTTGTAGAAAAAGGCTATGCTTATGAATTAGATGGTGACGTTTATTACAGCGTAGAAAAATTCAAAGGCTATGGCAAATTAAGCGGTCGTAAATTAGAAGATATGATGGCTGGTGCTCGCATCGAAGTAAACGAACGCAAACACAATCCAATGGACTTTGCACTTTGGAAAGCTGCAAAACCAGGTGAACCATTCTGGGAAAGCCCTTGGGGCAAAGGCCGTCCAGGTTGGCATATCGAATGCTCCACTATGTCTTTAAAATATCTTGGCAAAACTTTTGATTTCCATGGTGGTGGTAGCGATTTAATCTTCCCACATCATGAAAATGAAATTGCTCAATCTCAAGCTTATTGCGGTGATGAAAATAGCTTTGCTCGTTATTGGTTACACAATGGATTTATCACAATCAATCAAGAAAAAATGAGTAAATCCCTCGGCAATTTCTTCACTGTAAAAGAAATTCTCGATAAATATCCAGCAGAAGTATTGCGCTTCTTCATCGTTTCCACACATTATCGCAGCCCACTCGATTTCAGCGATGCTCGCCTTGATGAAGCAGCGTCTAGCCTTGCTCGTTTAAAAAATGCTCTCGATAATCTCAAAGAATTAGCAAAATTACCAGCTGATAATAATAATTCTGGTGCAAATTTAGCGCAAAAAGCAGATGAAGCTAAAAAAGGTTTCTATGAAGCAATGGATGATGATTTCAATACTGCTCTTGCTATTGCTAATATGTTTGATTTAGCAAAAGAAATCAATATCTATTACAATGAAGTAACATCTGGCAAAGTAGCTTGCGATAAAAATGCTGTAGATACGGCACTCGCTGTATTTGAAGAAATGGCTGATATCATCGGTATTTTAGCTGATAACAATGCTGCTGTTGATAATGCACTCGTTGATAATTTAATGAATCTCATCATTTCCATTCGCCAAGATGCTCGCAAAAATAAAAATTGGGCAGTAGCTGATAAAATTCGTGATGAATTAAAAGCTATCGGCATTACATTAGAAGATTCTCCTACAGGTGTTCGCTGGAAAAAATAA
- a CDS encoding PIN/TRAM domain-containing protein, producing the protein MLLDKVLKFFITAFAVVLGATLLEFASPLLAFIISAEFLQINLDILDMTMMNVISIVLGGAIGGTIGFLISPYCIRKLRLFSIWVEHQLSKTPIHDVVAGVCGLAIGLIIANLLGVAFSRIPLIGPYIPIIFSIVFGYLGLYITIKKRNDIISILPNRNKDTIIKETHKAEHVSSEKNKKNLPSYKLLDTSVIIDGRIADICKTGFIEGTLLIPVFVLEELQFIADSSDLLKRTRGRRGLDILKRIQTEFDMLVEIDHHDYDDISGVDSKLIRLGQEIGAKIITNDFNLNKVADLQGVQVLNINELANAIKPVVIPGETMVVTIVKDGKEQGQGVAYLDDGTMIVIENGHKHLNETLEVVVTSVLQTSAGRMIFAKPK; encoded by the coding sequence GTGTTATTAGATAAAGTATTGAAATTTTTCATCACAGCATTTGCCGTAGTACTTGGTGCAACTTTATTGGAATTTGCCAGTCCACTTTTGGCTTTTATTATCAGCGCAGAATTCTTACAAATCAATTTGGACATTCTGGACATGACCATGATGAATGTCATATCTATTGTATTAGGAGGTGCCATTGGTGGAACGATTGGTTTTCTGATATCTCCATATTGCATAAGAAAACTTCGTCTTTTCTCCATTTGGGTAGAACATCAACTTAGTAAAACGCCAATTCATGATGTAGTTGCTGGTGTATGCGGCTTGGCTATCGGTCTTATTATTGCTAATCTTTTAGGCGTTGCTTTTTCCAGAATACCACTTATTGGGCCATACATTCCCATTATTTTTAGTATAGTATTCGGTTATCTAGGTCTTTATATTACTATAAAAAAACGCAACGATATTATTTCTATATTGCCAAATCGTAATAAAGATACTATTATTAAAGAAACACATAAAGCAGAACACGTTTCATCTGAAAAAAATAAGAAAAATCTTCCATCTTACAAATTACTTGATACAAGTGTAATCATTGATGGACGAATTGCTGATATATGTAAAACAGGCTTTATTGAAGGAACTCTTTTAATTCCAGTATTTGTTTTAGAAGAATTGCAATTTATTGCAGATTCATCTGATTTATTAAAACGTACTAGAGGTCGTCGCGGTCTTGATATCTTAAAGCGAATTCAAACAGAATTTGATATGCTTGTAGAAATAGACCATCATGATTATGATGATATTTCCGGCGTTGATTCTAAATTAATTCGTTTAGGACAGGAAATAGGCGCAAAAATCATCACTAACGATTTTAATTTAAATAAAGTCGCTGACCTCCAAGGCGTGCAAGTTCTCAATATTAATGAACTTGCTAATGCTATAAAACCTGTGGTCATTCCAGGTGAAACTATGGTAGTTACCATAGTCAAAGATGGTAAAGAACAAGGACAAGGCGTTGCATATTTAGATGATGGTACAATGATTGTTATTGAAAACGGACACAAACATCTCAATGAAACATTAGAGGTGGTTGTTACATCTGTGCTTCAAACATCAGCAGGACGCATGATTTTTGCTAAACCAAAATAA
- the radA gene encoding DNA repair protein RadA — translation MAKRKTLYVCQECGYSVPKWLGKCPGCGKWNTLVEELEEPSSFTNINRNFSLNTNKTNSIPKPIKTIETEDLPRFSAGSPEMNRVLGGGIIPGSLVLMVGDPGVGKSSLNLRICAYVAKKHKVLYVTGEESSRQIRMRADRLNALDDNLYVLSETDLERIERHVLEQKPDLLVIDSIQTIFRPDIQSAPGSVSQVRECSVNLLRIAKQNNIAIFIIGHVTKDGTLAGPRVLEHIVDTVLYFEGERNAEYRVLRAVKNRFGNTNEIGIFEMRENGLVDVPDASKMFLSEQNDNTSGTVIIPALEGTRPLLVEIQALVAPTPYVPPRRTSDSIDIKKIQLLLAVLEKRVHLNIGSCDVYVKVAGGIKIDDPAVDLALCCAMASSFRNQNIKPQTIIFGEVGLAGEVRSVSQPDIRVREAIRMGFTNIILPAKNLDRLEHSSSNVQIHGVRYLSEALKIAFNLEVFYNEYDNSPHKK, via the coding sequence ATGGCTAAAAGAAAAACTCTTTACGTTTGTCAAGAATGTGGTTATAGTGTGCCAAAATGGCTGGGCAAATGTCCCGGCTGTGGCAAATGGAATACACTTGTAGAGGAACTGGAAGAACCCAGTTCCTTTACTAATATAAACCGCAATTTCAGTTTAAATACAAATAAGACAAACTCTATCCCAAAACCGATAAAAACAATTGAAACAGAAGATTTACCTAGATTTTCCGCAGGCTCACCTGAAATGAACCGCGTATTAGGTGGTGGCATAATACCTGGCTCATTAGTGCTGATGGTAGGTGACCCTGGCGTTGGTAAATCAAGTTTGAATTTACGCATATGTGCATATGTAGCTAAAAAACACAAAGTTTTATACGTAACGGGCGAAGAAAGTTCCCGCCAAATTCGCATGCGCGCTGACCGCTTAAACGCATTAGATGACAATTTATATGTACTAAGTGAAACGGATTTAGAGCGCATTGAACGCCATGTATTAGAGCAAAAACCTGATTTACTCGTCATCGATTCCATTCAGACTATTTTTCGCCCCGACATTCAAAGTGCGCCTGGCAGTGTAAGCCAAGTCCGCGAATGTTCCGTCAATCTTTTGCGCATTGCCAAGCAAAATAATATAGCCATTTTTATAATTGGTCATGTTACAAAAGACGGTACACTCGCTGGTCCGCGTGTACTAGAACATATCGTCGATACAGTATTGTATTTCGAAGGTGAACGCAATGCTGAATACCGCGTTTTGCGCGCTGTAAAAAATCGTTTTGGCAATACAAATGAAATCGGCATTTTTGAAATGCGCGAAAATGGATTAGTTGATGTTCCCGATGCTTCAAAAATGTTTTTATCCGAACAAAATGATAACACTTCGGGAACTGTCATAATTCCTGCATTAGAAGGAACGCGTCCACTACTTGTAGAAATTCAAGCTCTTGTGGCACCAACGCCTTATGTTCCACCGCGCAGAACGTCTGACTCTATCGATATAAAAAAAATACAATTATTATTAGCTGTATTAGAAAAACGTGTTCATTTAAATATCGGCAGTTGTGATGTCTACGTTAAAGTGGCTGGTGGCATAAAAATAGATGACCCTGCTGTCGACCTCGCGCTATGCTGTGCCATGGCATCGAGTTTTCGCAACCAAAATATCAAACCACAAACCATTATTTTCGGTGAAGTGGGACTGGCTGGTGAAGTACGTTCTGTAAGCCAACCAGATATCAGAGTACGCGAAGCCATTCGCATGGGATTTACAAATATCATCTTGCCTGCTAAAAATTTAGACCGCCTAGAACATTCCTCTTCCAATGTACAAATTCATGGCGTTCGCTATTTAAGTGAAGCTTTAAAAATCGCATTTAATTTAGAGGTGTTTTATAATGAATACGATAATTCACCTCATAAAAAATAA